One window of Mesorhizobium sp. PAMC28654 genomic DNA carries:
- a CDS encoding (2Fe-2S)-binding protein, whose product MTNLPLSLTINGHRHDLEVDPRVTLLDLLRERLELTGTKKGCDRGQCGACTVLVDGKRINSCLALAVSHDGADVLTIEGVAHGHDLHPVQAAFIAHDGFQCGFCTPGQIMSTLGLIAEGQAGDDPERIREGMSGNLCRCAAYGGIIEAVLEARENLARNNSEKTERRTAA is encoded by the coding sequence ATGACCAATCTTCCTCTTTCTCTCACCATCAACGGACACCGCCACGATTTGGAGGTCGATCCGCGCGTAACCCTGCTCGACTTGCTTCGCGAGCGGCTTGAGCTCACCGGCACCAAGAAGGGCTGCGACCGTGGCCAGTGCGGCGCCTGCACTGTGCTTGTCGACGGCAAGCGCATCAATTCCTGCCTGGCGCTGGCGGTCAGCCATGACGGCGCCGATGTGCTGACCATCGAGGGCGTCGCCCATGGCCACGACCTGCATCCGGTGCAGGCCGCCTTCATCGCCCATGACGGGTTCCAGTGCGGGTTCTGCACGCCGGGGCAGATCATGAGCACGCTTGGCCTCATCGCAGAAGGGCAGGCCGGCGACGATCCCGAACGCATCCGCGAGGGCATGAGCGGCAATCTCTGCCGCTGCGCAGCCTATGGCGGCATCATCGAGGCCGTGCTGGAGGCGCGAGAGAACCTCGCCCGGAACAATTCAGAGAAGACCGAGCGGAGGACCGCGGCATGA
- a CDS encoding FAD binding domain-containing protein, which translates to MRDFDYIRPSTISDAIAAAAEPGSAYLAGGTNLLDLMKGGVASPERIVDITRLPELNRIERLADGGLRIGALVRNADLAHDEAFAKAYPAVAEALLSGASAQLRNAATVGGNLLQRTRCSYFYDTASACNRREPGSGCDALGGENRLHAVLGWSEACIATHPSDFCVPLVALDAVVEIEGREGRRHVTLEEFHRLPGDAPQRENALEAGDLIVAVRLPAEAASFAGNARYLKVRERTSYAFAVVSAAAALIVDGGKIRAARLALGGVAAKPWRARSAEAVLLGAEANEATFASAADAALADATPSGDNAFKIELARRIVVRALMSAQAGTPARMPALPASPFFSLPGARHDA; encoded by the coding sequence ATGAGAGACTTCGATTATATCAGGCCAAGCACCATCTCCGACGCCATCGCGGCGGCGGCCGAGCCGGGTTCGGCCTATCTGGCCGGCGGCACCAACCTGCTCGATTTGATGAAGGGCGGCGTCGCCAGCCCGGAACGGATCGTCGACATTACCCGGCTGCCGGAGCTCAACCGCATCGAGCGGCTGGCCGATGGCGGCCTGCGCATCGGCGCGCTGGTCCGCAATGCCGATCTTGCCCATGACGAGGCCTTCGCCAAGGCCTATCCGGCGGTGGCGGAAGCGCTTTTGTCAGGCGCCTCGGCGCAGCTTCGCAATGCCGCCACTGTCGGCGGCAACCTTCTGCAGCGCACCCGCTGCAGTTATTTCTACGACACCGCCAGCGCCTGCAACAGGCGCGAGCCCGGTTCCGGCTGCGACGCGCTGGGCGGTGAGAACCGGCTGCACGCGGTGCTTGGCTGGAGCGAAGCCTGCATCGCCACCCATCCGTCGGATTTCTGCGTGCCGCTGGTGGCGCTCGACGCCGTGGTCGAGATCGAGGGCAGGGAAGGCCGGCGCCATGTGACGCTGGAGGAATTCCACCGGCTTCCCGGCGATGCGCCGCAGCGCGAGAATGCGCTGGAAGCCGGCGACCTCATCGTGGCGGTGCGCCTGCCGGCTGAGGCCGCTTCGTTCGCCGGCAATGCCCGCTATTTGAAAGTGCGCGAACGCACCTCCTATGCCTTCGCCGTCGTCTCGGCGGCTGCCGCCCTCATTGTCGACGGCGGCAAGATCCGCGCTGCCAGGCTCGCGCTAGGCGGCGTCGCTGCCAAGCCGTGGCGGGCACGTTCGGCGGAAGCCGTGTTGCTTGGCGCGGAGGCGAACGAGGCGACCTTCGCCAGCGCGGCGGACGCCGCATTGGCCGATGCCACCCCCTCCGGCGACAACGCGTTCAAGATCGAGCTTGCCCGCCGCATCGTGGTCAGGGCGCTGATGTCCGCCCAAGCGGGAACGCCCGCGCGGATGCCGGCCCTGCCAGCTTCTCCCTTTTTCTCCCTTCCCGGAGCGCGCCATGACGCTTGA
- a CDS encoding xanthine dehydrogenase family protein molybdopterin-binding subunit codes for MTLELSLNQQPAHTRQGSSIGQPLTRRDGFLKVTGAARYAADNHPPGMFYAVLAVSSIARGRVVSLDVEAAKAHKGVVEVMTPQNRPALAVDPDAKDHPFMFRMDLLQNDGVRYPNQSIAVVIAETLEAATEGAVLLSPRYEVLPARVGLDGAESFVPGGVGVGNPAVHHKGDVEAGLKSAATRIEATYETPAQYHNAMEPHAIVAAWDGNRLSIDTPSQGLAMAQGRIAGLFGIAPENIHIRSPFLGGGFGSKGMISGPQVLGILAARLVGRPVKLVLRREQMYGPVGHRAPTRQTLRMGMDGEGRLTAIDHHAKTASSTFDDFFEPAADASHTLYASPAITTSHEAVRLDTGTPLFMRAPGEAAGSIALESAIDEAAEACGMDPLEFRLRNYAEVEPMTGKPFSSKALRECYARGAVHFGWMGRPLEPRRMRDKDGFLTGWGMGTATFPALMFQAEARAVLRADGSGLMETGAQDMGQGAWTAFAQIAADGLGLDIDDVDFRAGSSDLPNAGIAGGSGHTATAGMAIHNAGAAVIAKLADLATGNEASPLFGAGNEGVLARNGRLYRRDDESRSESYGEILARAGLKEIEGRGKSASDPAAQEVYAMHAHGAVFAEVKVDPDFGQIRVTRLVGAFAAGRIVNPRMVRSQYFGGMIWGVSFALLEEAVTDQRTGRIQNANLAEYHVPVNADVPSVEALLIDEHDPYVNALGIKGVGEIGITGTAGAIANAVWHATGVRPRRFPIRIEDVMG; via the coding sequence ATGACGCTTGAACTCAGCCTGAACCAGCAACCCGCCCACACACGACAGGGCTCCAGCATCGGCCAGCCGCTGACCCGCCGTGATGGCTTTCTCAAGGTCACCGGTGCCGCCCGCTACGCCGCCGACAACCATCCGCCCGGCATGTTCTACGCGGTGCTGGCCGTCAGCAGCATAGCGCGGGGCCGCGTCGTCTCGCTGGATGTCGAGGCGGCCAAGGCGCACAAGGGCGTGGTCGAGGTAATGACGCCGCAAAACCGGCCGGCGCTCGCCGTCGATCCCGATGCCAAGGACCATCCGTTCATGTTCCGGATGGACCTCCTGCAGAACGACGGGGTCCGCTATCCCAACCAGTCGATTGCCGTGGTGATCGCCGAGACGCTGGAGGCGGCGACCGAAGGCGCGGTGCTGCTGTCGCCGCGCTATGAGGTGCTGCCGGCGCGCGTCGGTCTCGACGGCGCCGAGAGTTTCGTGCCTGGCGGTGTCGGCGTCGGCAACCCGGCGGTGCACCACAAGGGCGATGTCGAGGCCGGACTGAAATCGGCGGCGACGCGCATCGAAGCGACCTACGAAACGCCGGCCCAGTATCACAACGCGATGGAGCCGCACGCGATCGTCGCCGCCTGGGACGGCAACAGGCTGTCGATCGACACGCCCAGCCAGGGCCTTGCCATGGCTCAGGGCCGCATCGCCGGCCTGTTTGGCATCGCGCCGGAAAACATCCATATTCGCAGCCCCTTCCTGGGTGGCGGTTTTGGCTCCAAGGGCATGATTTCCGGGCCGCAGGTGCTGGGCATATTGGCGGCGCGTCTCGTCGGCCGTCCGGTCAAGCTGGTGCTGCGGCGCGAGCAGATGTACGGACCTGTCGGCCATCGCGCGCCGACCCGCCAGACCTTGCGCATGGGCATGGACGGCGAGGGGCGGCTGACGGCGATCGACCATCACGCCAAGACCGCGTCGAGCACTTTCGACGATTTCTTCGAGCCGGCGGCGGATGCCTCGCACACGCTCTATGCCAGCCCGGCGATCACCACCTCGCACGAGGCGGTGCGTCTCGACACCGGCACGCCGCTGTTCATGCGCGCGCCCGGCGAAGCCGCCGGGTCGATCGCGCTGGAGAGCGCCATCGACGAGGCGGCGGAAGCCTGCGGCATGGACCCGCTGGAGTTCCGGCTGCGCAACTATGCCGAGGTCGAGCCGATGACCGGCAAGCCATTCTCCTCCAAGGCGCTGCGCGAATGCTATGCGCGGGGCGCGGTGCATTTCGGCTGGATGGGCCGGCCGCTCGAGCCGCGCCGGATGCGCGACAAGGATGGTTTCCTCACCGGCTGGGGCATGGGCACGGCGACATTCCCGGCGCTCATGTTCCAGGCCGAGGCGCGCGCGGTGCTGCGGGCCGATGGCAGCGGCCTGATGGAAACCGGCGCGCAGGACATGGGGCAGGGCGCCTGGACCGCCTTCGCCCAGATCGCCGCCGACGGGCTGGGGCTCGACATCGACGACGTCGATTTCAGGGCTGGCAGTTCCGACCTGCCCAATGCCGGCATTGCTGGCGGCTCGGGCCACACGGCGACGGCCGGCATGGCGATCCACAATGCGGGTGCCGCCGTCATCGCCAAGCTCGCCGATCTCGCCACCGGCAACGAGGCCTCGCCGCTGTTCGGCGCTGGCAATGAGGGTGTCTTGGCGCGCAATGGCCGGCTCTATCGACGTGACGATGAAAGCCGTAGCGAAAGCTATGGCGAGATCCTCGCCCGCGCCGGTCTCAAGGAGATCGAGGGCCGTGGCAAGAGTGCCTCGGACCCGGCGGCGCAGGAGGTCTACGCCATGCACGCGCATGGCGCTGTCTTCGCCGAGGTCAAGGTCGATCCCGATTTCGGCCAGATCCGCGTCACCCGGCTGGTCGGTGCCTTCGCCGCCGGACGGATCGTCAATCCGCGCATGGTGCGCAGCCAGTATTTTGGCGGCATGATCTGGGGCGTCTCCTTCGCGCTGCTCGAAGAAGCCGTCACCGACCAGCGCACTGGCCGCATCCAGAACGCCAACCTTGCCGAATACCACGTGCCGGTGAATGCCGACGTGCCGTCGGTGGAGGCGCTGCTGATCGACGAGCACGACCCTTACGTCAACGCGCTGGGCATCAAGGGCGTCGGCGAGATCGGCATCACCGGCACCGCCGGCGCCATCGCCAACGCGGTCTGGCACGCGACTGGCGTGCGGCCGAGGCGCTTTCCGATCCGCATCGAGGATGTGATGGGGTGA
- a CDS encoding slipin family protein, translated as MNPITFFLTTVFGLLGIGLGATTSPWLGAPFIIIALLIAAALKMANTWQKFVVLRAGNLQGVRGPGLFLIIPVIDNVVAVIDERIQTMAFNAEQALTKDTVPVNVDAIIFWHVHDARQAALEITNYREAIDRVAQTSLREMIGSSMLSSLLSDRKAADEHLRDVIGLKTTQWGVTVMSVEIRDVAIPVALQDAMSRQAQAEREKQARVILGSAEAEVAGKFVEAATIYAGNPAALQLRAMNIIYETTKERGATILIPTAMVDSLNPPGALVRAGQAAALKGAA; from the coding sequence ATGAACCCCATCACCTTTTTCCTCACCACGGTCTTCGGCCTCTTGGGCATCGGTCTCGGCGCCACGACGAGCCCGTGGCTCGGCGCGCCCTTCATCATCATCGCGCTGCTCATCGCGGCAGCGCTGAAGATGGCCAACACCTGGCAGAAATTCGTCGTCCTGCGCGCCGGCAACCTGCAGGGCGTCAGGGGGCCCGGGCTGTTCCTGATCATTCCGGTCATCGACAATGTCGTGGCGGTGATCGACGAGCGCATCCAGACCATGGCCTTCAACGCCGAGCAGGCGCTGACCAAGGACACGGTCCCGGTCAATGTCGATGCGATCATCTTCTGGCATGTCCATGATGCCCGCCAGGCAGCGCTCGAGATCACCAATTATCGGGAAGCGATCGACCGGGTCGCCCAGACATCGCTGCGCGAGATGATCGGCTCGTCGATGCTGTCGTCGCTGTTGTCCGACCGCAAGGCGGCCGACGAGCATCTGCGCGATGTCATCGGCCTCAAGACCACCCAGTGGGGCGTCACGGTGATGTCGGTCGAGATCCGCGACGTGGCCATCCCCGTTGCATTACAGGATGCGATGTCGCGCCAGGCACAGGCCGAGCGGGAGAAGCAGGCGCGTGTCATCCTCGGTTCCGCCGAAGCGGAAGTCGCCGGCAAGTTCGTCGAGGCGGCCACCATCTATGCCGGCAATCCGGCGGCGCTGCAGCTGCGCGCCATGAACATCATCTACGAGACGACGAAGGAACGCGGCGCCACGATCCTCATCCCTACCGCCATGGTTGACAGCCTGAACCCGCCCGGCGCCCTAGTGCGCGCCGGTCAAGCGGCTGCGCTCAAGGGTGCGGCTTAA
- a CDS encoding phage tail tip lysozyme, which produces MAVMTVTRTLRKDGEDTGDGWFPGDTTGIDAPVGARVDVIGGPKNGFLQVRLFGAPGNPEGWVSVLAVDQTKDTLGPLDKLAFANICAWDAIIVRTSAHYIMAVAELRTDIVDGAVGATTNWGPFALSPAEWEAFRSKPELELDFTPEDIKDWLAQCMVFATMANASQARLAALLSDQPNATELYLAQLVGSKAASVASGAPGQQMDTILASVSAAELAVEAVDLALAKAREPDLLGGGKTAREVLDGLGAKIQKALDDTKQYIAQVGAEIIAAQSRLVSSGDVNLQINFDSGAIPSDRRPMAELISKRFGEKNYGSLQQIAAIANAIGESGLVAGAKAGGSEESYGLFQLNRVGGVGAGHTVAELKDPEMNIAIMLNHIATVEKSADTDFRAAQDILTAVSIFVRKFERPANPTKDIAIRTGIAQRLVV; this is translated from the coding sequence ATGGCAGTGATGACCGTTACGCGCACCTTGCGCAAGGATGGAGAAGACACGGGGGACGGCTGGTTTCCCGGCGACACGACGGGGATCGACGCTCCTGTCGGGGCCCGTGTCGATGTCATCGGTGGCCCCAAGAACGGATTTCTTCAAGTACGGCTGTTCGGCGCTCCCGGCAATCCGGAGGGCTGGGTCAGCGTGCTCGCCGTAGATCAGACAAAGGACACTTTGGGTCCCCTAGACAAGCTGGCCTTCGCCAACATCTGTGCCTGGGATGCGATCATCGTCAGAACCAGCGCCCATTACATCATGGCGGTCGCCGAGCTTCGCACCGATATCGTTGACGGCGCCGTTGGCGCCACCACGAACTGGGGACCTTTCGCGCTTTCACCGGCGGAATGGGAGGCATTTCGCAGCAAGCCCGAACTCGAGCTGGATTTTACACCCGAAGACATCAAGGACTGGCTCGCGCAATGCATGGTGTTCGCCACCATGGCCAACGCCAGCCAGGCCCGGTTGGCCGCGCTGCTGTCCGACCAGCCGAACGCGACCGAACTCTATCTGGCTCAGTTGGTCGGCTCAAAGGCGGCATCCGTAGCGTCAGGCGCTCCAGGCCAGCAGATGGATACCATCCTTGCATCGGTGAGCGCGGCGGAACTTGCGGTCGAGGCGGTGGATCTGGCCTTGGCAAAGGCGCGAGAGCCCGATCTCCTTGGCGGCGGCAAGACGGCGCGCGAGGTGCTCGACGGGCTTGGCGCAAAAATTCAGAAGGCGCTTGATGACACCAAGCAATATATCGCCCAGGTCGGGGCCGAAATCATCGCGGCGCAATCGCGCCTGGTTTCTTCTGGTGACGTGAACCTGCAGATCAACTTCGACTCAGGTGCCATACCTTCCGATCGACGGCCGATGGCGGAACTCATTTCCAAGCGGTTTGGCGAAAAGAACTACGGATCCTTGCAGCAGATCGCTGCGATCGCCAACGCCATCGGGGAGTCAGGCCTTGTTGCCGGTGCCAAGGCTGGGGGAAGCGAAGAGAGCTACGGGCTTTTCCAGTTGAACCGCGTGGGCGGGGTTGGCGCCGGACACACCGTAGCGGAACTCAAAGACCCGGAAATGAATATCGCCATCATGCTCAACCACATCGCAACTGTGGAAAAGAGCGCCGACACGGACTTCCGGGCAGCCCAGGACATTCTGACGGCTGTATCGATCTTCGTTCGAAAGTTTGAAAGGCCGGCAAATCCTACCAAGGACATCGCCATCCGGACCGGTATCGCGCAGCGTCTTGTCGTCTGA
- a CDS encoding LysR family transcriptional regulator, which translates to MDRFNELNAFIAVVEAGGFSAAARTTGDSQSAISKAIGGLEKRLGVMLFNRSTRRVTLTDQGRRYYDRTKPLIDEMQDADSELTSSTLNVSGLIRIAASGTFGRLHVLPLIPNLLSLNPGLQVDLVLSDTMRDMVEDRIDLAIRVGPVNEPDAVVRRVAITPLVCVGSGRYFERHGIPKTPAELVEHNCLLYGGLTEAANWPFVGREGRFSVPVRGNLWSNSVETIRAAVLAGVGIGLFAKVSLTDELRHPDVVTILDEFMSDVRDINLVWPKRRFVPARVRQVTDFFAEAIPRRI; encoded by the coding sequence ATGGATCGATTCAACGAATTGAACGCCTTCATAGCCGTGGTTGAAGCAGGCGGTTTTTCCGCTGCGGCGCGCACAACCGGGGACTCGCAGTCCGCCATCAGTAAAGCCATCGGTGGGTTGGAAAAACGCTTGGGCGTGATGCTGTTCAACCGAAGCACACGCCGGGTGACCCTGACGGATCAGGGGCGGAGATACTATGATCGCACGAAGCCACTTATTGACGAGATGCAGGACGCCGATAGCGAACTGACCAGCAGCACGCTGAATGTTTCGGGTTTAATCAGGATCGCCGCATCTGGTACTTTCGGCCGTCTTCATGTTTTGCCGCTCATCCCCAACCTGTTGTCACTTAATCCTGGCCTTCAGGTGGATCTCGTTCTGTCGGACACCATGCGAGATATGGTGGAAGATCGGATCGACCTGGCGATACGCGTGGGGCCCGTCAATGAACCCGACGCGGTTGTCAGGCGCGTGGCGATCACCCCGCTCGTATGCGTCGGATCCGGTCGTTATTTCGAGCGCCACGGGATCCCAAAGACCCCTGCGGAGCTCGTTGAGCACAATTGCCTTTTGTATGGCGGCCTAACAGAGGCGGCGAATTGGCCGTTCGTGGGGCGAGAAGGCCGATTCAGCGTGCCGGTTCGGGGGAACCTCTGGTCTAACAGTGTCGAAACGATCCGGGCCGCGGTTCTGGCCGGTGTTGGAATTGGCCTGTTCGCCAAGGTTTCCCTCACTGATGAACTCCGCCATCCAGATGTCGTTACTATCCTCGATGAATTTATGAGCGATGTCAGGGATATAAATCTCGTCTGGCCGAAACGCCGTTTCGTTCCGGCCCGCGTCCGCCAAGTGACGGATTTCTTCGCGGAGGCCATTCCGCGGCGAATTTAA
- a CDS encoding SDR family NAD(P)-dependent oxidoreductase: MNIELTGRTAVVTGSTAGIGRAIAEGLAGAGAAVVINGRGQQRVDAALRELRELFPKGEFTGVSADLATPEGAAELFARAPDADILVNNVGTGRAKPFFEIGDSEWIDLFELNVMSGIRASRHYVPNMTKRGWGRVVFISSESALAIPKDMIDYAMTKTAQLAIARGLAEEVGGTGVTVNSVLPGPTNSEIMGGWMNAAAKEQGITQQEAEQQFLKTMRPTSLLNRFATTEEVANLVVYVCSEQASATTGTSLRVDGGVVRTIA; this comes from the coding sequence ATGAATATCGAACTTACTGGCCGCACGGCGGTCGTTACCGGTTCCACGGCAGGTATCGGCCGAGCCATTGCCGAAGGGCTGGCGGGCGCTGGCGCCGCGGTCGTCATCAACGGCCGCGGCCAGCAACGGGTCGATGCCGCGCTTCGCGAGTTGCGCGAGCTTTTCCCAAAAGGTGAATTCACCGGCGTCTCCGCCGATCTTGCGACCCCGGAAGGCGCGGCGGAGTTGTTCGCGCGGGCGCCGGATGCGGATATTCTCGTCAACAATGTGGGCACGGGACGCGCGAAGCCTTTCTTCGAAATTGGCGACAGCGAGTGGATCGATCTCTTCGAGCTGAACGTCATGAGCGGCATTCGCGCCTCCCGCCACTACGTGCCGAACATGACGAAGCGCGGTTGGGGGCGTGTCGTCTTCATCAGTAGCGAGTCCGCGCTCGCAATCCCCAAGGACATGATCGACTACGCCATGACCAAGACCGCTCAGCTCGCCATTGCGAGGGGCTTGGCCGAGGAGGTCGGCGGAACGGGCGTCACCGTCAATTCGGTCCTGCCTGGTCCGACGAATTCGGAGATCATGGGCGGTTGGATGAATGCCGCCGCAAAAGAGCAAGGCATTACGCAACAGGAAGCCGAGCAGCAGTTCTTGAAGACGATGCGCCCGACATCGCTCCTCAACCGCTTTGCGACAACCGAAGAAGTCGCAAACCTGGTCGTCTATGTCTGTTCAGAACAGGCGTCGGCGACGACAGGCACTTCCTTGCGTGTCGACGGTGGTGTCGTTCGGACTATTGCATAG
- a CDS encoding NADPH-dependent F420 reductase, with amino-acid sequence MSYAIIGFGAIGQALARAFARKNIHVSVAARRPPEAIAPQAKAIGPTVATSSLQDALKAQIVILAVPFGLQNELAKAANWQGKIVIDATNAYGVSPDELGGLPSSVVNAQALVGSRLVKAFNHLPARTLAQDPDVKGGRRVTFLSSDDDGAATQVATLVEQLGFAPVNLGKLEEGGLLVQARESTWAQLIFQDLVKFNQA; translated from the coding sequence ATGAGTTATGCGATTATAGGTTTTGGCGCCATCGGCCAGGCGCTTGCCCGGGCGTTCGCCCGTAAGAACATTCATGTATCCGTGGCGGCCCGGCGGCCGCCCGAAGCGATCGCCCCGCAAGCCAAGGCGATTGGGCCGACGGTCGCCACGAGCTCGCTGCAAGACGCGCTCAAGGCCCAGATCGTCATCTTGGCGGTACCCTTCGGGTTGCAAAATGAGCTCGCCAAGGCCGCGAACTGGCAAGGCAAGATCGTGATCGACGCCACCAATGCCTACGGTGTATCACCGGACGAGCTCGGCGGTCTTCCGTCTTCCGTCGTGAACGCCCAGGCTCTGGTCGGCTCGAGACTGGTGAAGGCCTTCAACCATTTGCCGGCGCGCACGCTAGCGCAGGACCCAGACGTCAAGGGCGGGCGGCGGGTCACTTTCCTGTCGAGCGACGACGACGGTGCGGCCACGCAAGTGGCGACCCTGGTTGAACAACTCGGCTTCGCGCCCGTCAATCTCGGCAAGCTCGAAGAGGGTGGTCTGCTCGTCCAGGCGCGCGAATCCACTTGGGCTCAGCTGATTTTCCAGGATTTGGTCAAGTTCAATCAGGCATGA
- a CDS encoding YodC family protein has protein sequence MAGTFKTGDVVKLKSGGPDMTVSDGSASGSYLCHWFNREGDVWIPQHVGFKPDQLKLVEQSST, from the coding sequence ATGGCCGGCACTTTCAAGACAGGCGACGTCGTCAAGCTGAAGTCCGGAGGCCCGGACATGACCGTCAGTGACGGCTCGGCGTCCGGCTCATATCTGTGCCACTGGTTCAATCGCGAGGGCGACGTCTGGATCCCGCAGCATGTCGGCTTCAAGCCCGACCAGTTGAAGCTGGTCGAACAATCTTCGACCTGA
- a CDS encoding DUF4189 domain-containing protein, whose translation MFTRPGTMAALTLLAFGGLLLGSVSASADSWGAISIDFKTAEIDPYFGVGGGGSEDEAIANAQKFCVEAGGAECKTVVSYQQCGAYAASGKGGGWGKSSTQKTAETQAMAGCNDDACKIVTSDCN comes from the coding sequence ATGTTCACCCGCCCCGGAACGATGGCCGCCCTCACCCTCCTGGCGTTCGGCGGGCTGTTGCTCGGCTCCGTGTCCGCGAGCGCCGATTCCTGGGGCGCCATATCCATCGACTTCAAGACGGCGGAAATCGACCCCTATTTTGGTGTCGGCGGCGGCGGTAGCGAGGACGAAGCCATCGCCAATGCCCAGAAATTCTGCGTGGAAGCCGGTGGCGCCGAATGCAAGACCGTCGTCAGCTACCAGCAGTGCGGCGCCTATGCGGCCAGCGGCAAGGGCGGCGGCTGGGGCAAGTCCTCGACCCAGAAAACCGCCGAGACCCAGGCCATGGCCGGCTGCAATGACGACGCCTGCAAGATCGTGACGTCGGACTGCAACTGA
- a CDS encoding acetylserotonin O-methyltransferase, giving the protein MSNPSQQVLRLGFGFAISQALRVIIELGIPDLLAGHDRTVDDLADATGTNGDALHRIMRLLAAENVFQEVSPRRFALTDVGSVLRTDLRSGPGDFVRMINSEPYLAFEQLMHSVRTGKPAFDKVFGKRRFDWLAEHAEQAALFQRAMVALGQGSNDAVAEAYDFKPLSRVVDVGGGHGQLLSAILKRNPHLSGVLFDLPAGIASAKAGVGGALPRTELVAGDFFEAVPPNADVYVLKKVIHDWNDERAGAILGNCRKAMTPAGKVLLAETIVPPGNEPHQIKMIDVTMLAVTGGLERSEEQYADLFAVAGLRLDRVIQTKGPISILEASRA; this is encoded by the coding sequence ATGTCAAATCCGTCGCAACAAGTCTTGAGGCTTGGGTTCGGTTTTGCTATCTCGCAGGCCCTGCGGGTCATCATTGAACTTGGCATTCCAGATCTCCTCGCCGGTCACGACCGGACGGTGGACGACCTTGCGGACGCCACAGGAACGAACGGTGACGCACTTCATCGGATCATGCGACTCCTGGCCGCCGAGAACGTATTCCAGGAAGTGTCGCCACGCCGTTTCGCACTCACCGACGTCGGCTCTGTCTTGCGCACCGATCTGCGCTCGGGCCCTGGCGACTTCGTGCGGATGATCAACAGTGAGCCATATCTCGCCTTCGAACAGCTCATGCATTCGGTTCGGACCGGCAAGCCGGCCTTCGACAAGGTTTTCGGAAAGCGCAGGTTTGACTGGCTCGCCGAGCATGCCGAACAGGCCGCCTTGTTCCAGCGCGCCATGGTCGCGCTTGGCCAGGGGAGCAACGACGCCGTAGCTGAGGCCTACGATTTCAAGCCTCTCTCGCGGGTCGTCGACGTTGGCGGCGGGCATGGCCAGCTCCTTTCGGCGATCCTCAAACGCAACCCGCATCTGTCCGGTGTGCTCTTCGACCTGCCGGCGGGCATCGCCTCGGCCAAGGCAGGGGTCGGCGGCGCATTGCCGCGCACCGAACTGGTCGCTGGCGACTTCTTCGAAGCGGTCCCGCCAAACGCCGATGTGTATGTCCTGAAGAAGGTCATCCATGATTGGAACGACGAGCGCGCCGGCGCGATCCTTGGCAACTGCCGCAAGGCGATGACGCCGGCGGGCAAGGTGCTGCTCGCTGAAACGATTGTGCCGCCGGGCAACGAGCCGCATCAGATCAAGATGATCGACGTTACCATGCTGGCCGTCACCGGAGGGCTCGAGCGGTCGGAAGAGCAATATGCAGATCTGTTCGCCGTAGCAGGGCTGCGGCTTGACCGGGTTATCCAGACCAAGGGGCCGATCTCCATTCTGGAAGCGTCACGCGCCTGA